The Polaromonas sp. SP1 DNA window GCGAGCTTGAAAGCGCTGGCATGAGCGCTGCCGCATCGCACGGCGACCACCGGCGCTGGCCGGCTTCGCTGGTGCTGGGCGCGGGCCTGGTGCTGCTTGCTATCAGTTTTATAGCGGGTAGTGCACGTGGAGCTTACGCAATCAGCCCTTTTCAGTTATGGAATGTGCTGCTCGACATGCTCGCCGGCAGCACCCAGCCGTCGCCCGAACACCTGGTCTTCATGAACATCCGCCTGCCGCGGCTGCTGCTGGGCGTGGCCGCTGGCGCGGCGCTGGGCATGTCGGGCGCGCTGATGCAGGGCCTGTTTCGCAACCCGCTGGCCGACCCCGGCCTGATCGGCGTCAGCAGCGGCGCAGCGCTGGCTGCCGGCATGACCATCGTGCTGGGCAGCATGTGGTTCCCCGAGATGCCGCGCACGCTGGGCAGCTGGACGCTGGTGTCCACCGCCTTTGTCGGCAGCCTGCTGGTGACCGTGCTGGTGTATGCCTTGTCGCAACAGGACGGCGCCACGCGCGTCGGCATCATGCTGCTGGCCGGTGTGGCCATCAACGCCCTGGCCGGCGCTGGCTTGGGCTAC harbors:
- a CDS encoding iron ABC transporter permease; translated protein: MSAAASHGDHRRWPASLVLGAGLVLLAISFIAGSARGAYAISPFQLWNVLLDMLAGSTQPSPEHLVFMNIRLPRLLLGVAAGAALGMSGALMQGLFRNPLADPGLIGVSSGAALAAGMTIVLGSMWFPEMPRTLGSWTLVSTAFVGSLLVTVLVYALSQQDGATRVGIMLLAGVAINALAGAGLGYLTFLATDEQLRNIQFWLLGSLGGARWSAVALVFSIVTVACAAGLTLARPLNAIALGETQAALLGVPVERVKRFAVLLTALAVGAVTATTGIIGFIGLVAPHCVRLVAGPDHRIVLPGSALLGAALVLAADSVARTMVKPAELPLGVLTAFVGVPFFLLLLRHFRSRL